A DNA window from Desulfonauticus submarinus contains the following coding sequences:
- a CDS encoding ABC transporter ATP-binding protein, giving the protein MLIIEDLHVKIGDKEVLKGVNLEIKAGETFILFGPNGSGKTSLLMTLMGFSGYEVVKGKIVFKGKDITHLPTYERARLGIGMSFQRPPTIHGLKTADLVRLCARNKDLDVKKLAQKVNFEDFLDRDINSGFSGGEIKRSELLQLMAQKPDLLLFDEPESGVDLENMALIGKIVKELLSGNGMEPRPDIPMKELKKIRQVSGLIITHTGYILDYINADRGQVLMNGQLCCEGRPRDILEHISKFGYKECVRCLK; this is encoded by the coding sequence ATGTTAATTATTGAAGATCTTCATGTTAAAATAGGCGATAAAGAAGTTTTAAAGGGTGTGAACTTAGAGATTAAAGCGGGAGAAACTTTTATTTTATTTGGTCCTAATGGTTCTGGTAAAACTAGTTTACTAATGACGCTGATGGGATTTTCTGGTTATGAAGTAGTAAAGGGTAAAATCGTTTTTAAAGGTAAAGATATTACTCATTTACCTACATATGAAAGAGCTCGTTTGGGAATAGGAATGTCTTTTCAACGTCCTCCAACTATTCACGGTTTAAAAACAGCTGATTTAGTAAGACTTTGTGCTCGAAATAAAGACTTAGATGTGAAAAAATTAGCTCAAAAAGTAAATTTTGAGGACTTTTTAGATAGAGATATAAATTCTGGATTTTCTGGAGGAGAAATTAAACGCTCGGAACTTTTGCAATTGATGGCTCAAAAACCAGATTTACTTTTATTTGATGAGCCTGAGTCAGGAGTGGATTTAGAAAATATGGCTCTTATTGGTAAAATTGTGAAAGAACTTTTAAGTGGTAATGGTATGGAACCAAGACCAGATATTCCTATGAAAGAATTAAAGAAAATTCGGCAAGTTTCTGGTCTTATTATTACCCATACTGGTTATATTTTGGATTATATTAATGCAGATAGAGGCCAGGTCTTAATGAATGGTCAACTTTGTTGTGAAGGTAGACCCAGAGATATTTTAGAACATATTAGCAAATTTGGATACAAGGAGTGTGTAAGATGCCTAAAATAA